One window from the genome of Lynx canadensis isolate LIC74 chromosome E3, mLynCan4.pri.v2, whole genome shotgun sequence encodes:
- the GNB2 gene encoding guanine nucleotide-binding protein G(I)/G(S)/G(T) subunit beta-2 gives MSELEQLRQEAEQLRNQIRDARKACGDSTLTQITAGLDPVGRIQMRTRRTLRGHLAKIYAMHWGTDSRLLVSASQDGKLIIWDSYTTNKVHAIPLRSSWVMTCAYAPSGNFVACGGLDNICSIYSLKTREGNVRVSRELPGHTGYLSCCRFLDDNQIITSSGDTTCALWDIETGQQTVGFAGHSGDVMSLSLAPDGRTFVSGACDASIKLWDVRDSMCRQTFIGHESDINAVAFFPNGYAFTTGSDDATCRLFDLRADQELLMYSHDNIICGITSVAFSRSGRLLLAGYDDFNCNIWDAMKGDRAGVLAGHDNRVSCLGVTDDGMAVATGSWDSFLKIWN, from the exons ATGAGTGAGCTGGAGCAACTGAGACAGGAGGCTGAGCAGCTCCGGAACCAGATCCGG GATGCCCGAAAAGCATGTGGGGATTCAACACTGACCCAG ATCACAGCTGGGCTGGACCCAGTGGGGAGAATTCAGATGAGGACGCGGAGGACCCTCCGCGGGCACCTGGCAAAAATCTATGCCATGCACTGGGGGACAGATTCAAG GCTGCTGGTCAGCGCCTCCCAGGACGGGAAGCTCATCATCTGGGACAGCTATACCACCAACAAG GTCCATGCCATCCCTCTGCGCTCCTCCTGGGTCATGACCTGTGCCTACGCGCCCTCAGGGAACTTTGTGGCCTGTGGGGGGCTGGACAACATCTGCTCCATCTACAGCCTCAAGACCCGTGAGGGCAATGTCAGGGTCAGCCGGGAGCTGCCTGGCCACACTG GGTACCTGTCGTGCTGCCGCTTCCTGGATGACAACCAAATCATCACCAGCTCTGGGGACACGACCTG TGCCCTTTGGGACATCGAGACAGGACAGCAGACGGTGGGTTTTGCCGGACACAGTGGAGATGTGATGTCCCTGTCGCTGGCCCCTGATGGCCGCACCTTTGTGTCAGGTGCCTGTGACGCCTCCATCAAGCTGTGGGACGTTCGGGATTCTATGTGCCGACAGACCTTCATTGGCCACGAATCAGACATCAATGCCGTGGCT TTCTTCCCCAATGGCTATGCCTTCACCACGGGCTCCGATGATGCCACGTGCCGCCTCTTTGACCTGCGGGCTGACCAGGAGCTCCTCATGTACTCCCACGACAACATCATCTGCGGCATCACCTCTGTTGCCTTCTCCCGCAGCGGCCGGCTGCTGCTCGCTGGCTACGACGACTTCAACTGCAACATCTGGGACGCCATGAAGGGTGATCGTGCAG GTGTCCTTGCTGGCCACGACAACCGCGTGAGCTGCCTTGGGGTCACTGATGATGGCATGGCTGTGGCCACAGGCTCCTGGGACTCCTTCCTCAAGATCTGGAACTAA